The Acidimicrobiales bacterium region CCGATCGTGGCCGCCCGCGGCATCGGCCTCGCCGAAGGCGCCCTCATGTACGCCGTCGACTACGCCAAGCACCGCGAGGCGTTCACCAAGACCGTCGCCGATTTCCAGGGCATCCAGTGGGAGATCGCCAAGCTGGCGACCGAGATCGAGGCCGCCCGCCTGCTTACCTACCGGGCGGCCTGGATGGCCGACCGGGGCGAGTACACGCGGGAATTCGTCCCCTATCTGTCAATGGCGAAGTACTACGCCTCGGAACTCGCCGTTCGGGCCAGCGGAATCGCGCTACAAATGCTGGGAGCGGCGGGTTACATGAAAGACCACATGACCGAGCTGTACTACCGCGACGCCCGTCAGCTCACGATCGTCGAGGGCACGTCGCAGGTACAACTCGGCCTGATTGCCAAGGGTGTGCTCAACCAAGACCTGTGGTGGTGAATTGAACGAATCGCCGGCGGTGAACTGGCCCGAGCTGCTCGACCTCCTCGCCGAGGGGATCGACCTCACGCTCGAGCAGTCGCAAGCTGCGTTCAGCGCGGTCCTCGCCGGCGAGGCGACGCCCGCGCAGATCGGCGCGCTGCTCATCGGGATCCAGTTCAACGGCATCACCGCCGAGGAGCTCACCGGCGTCGTGCGGGCCCTCAAAGCGGCGTGTGAGGGATTCAGCGTCGAAGACGACGTCATCGACACCTGCGGCACCGGCGGCTCGATGCAGCGCCGGCACGCGGCGTTCAACGTGTCCACGCTGTCGGCGTTCGCGGTGGCGGGCGCCGGCGGCCGGGTGGCCAAGCACGGCAACCGCCGCGCCAGTGCGACGAGCGGCTCGGCCGACCTGCTCGAGTCGCTCGGCGTCAACGTCGACCTGCCGGGCGACGCCGTGGCGCGCTGCGTCACCGAGACGGGCATCGGCTTCATGCTGGCGCCGCGTTTCCACCCGGGGATGCGCCACGCCGGCCCGGTGCGCCGCGAACTCGGCATCCGCACGGTGTTCAACTTCGCCGGTCCGCTGGCCAACCCCGCCGGAGTGAAGCGCCAAGTCGTCGGTGTGGCCGACGCGTCGATGGCGTCGACGGTGGCGCGCGTGCTGCAGGCGAACGGCGCCGAGCGCGCCATGGTGGTCTACGGCCACGACGGGCTCGACGAGCTGACGATCACCGGACCGTCGACGGTGCTCGAAATCCGCGACGAGTTTGTCGTCGAGCACACCATCGATCCCGAGACGCTTGGCCTCAAGCTGCAGCGTCACGCGCCCGAGGGCGGCGACACCGAGGCCAACGCCGCGCTGGCCCGTCAGGTGCTGGCGGGGGAGCTCGGCCCGCACCGTGACATCGTGGTGCTCAACGCCGCGGCGGGACTCGTGGTCGCCGGCGTGGTCGACGACATCGCCGACGGAGTGCTGGCGGCCGCCGAGGCGATCGACAGCGGCCGCGCCGCGGCCAAGCTCGAAGCGCTCGTCAAAGCCTCACAGGCCTGACCGGCTGGTTGACGTCAGTCAACCAGCCGTAGCGCGATCGCCGGCGGGATCTTCGACGCGCTGCGCGCCGGCAGCGCGGCCGCCAGCAGCGACGCCACGAACAGCACGACCATCAACACCAGCACCGTCGGCGGCGGCGCGATGATCGGCGGTTTCTGGCCGATCAACGCCTTGAGCAACTTGCCCTGACTGGTTGCGATGACCGTCATGATGCCGAAGCCGATCCCGACGAGGAGGCCCTGCGCGCTCACGAACGCGCCCTCGACGAGGAAGCTGGTGCCGATCTCGCCGGCGTCGAAGCCCATGGCGCGCAGTACGCCGATCTGGTGACGGCGGTCGCGTACCGAGCGGATGAGCACGACGGCGATACCGGCGATGCCCACGACCACGCCGATGCCGAGGTCGCTGCGGAACAGGTTGATGATGCCGCTGATGACGGAGAACTGCTGGCGCGCCGCCGACTCGATGTCGACGGCTTCGACGCCGTTGTCGACGCCGCGGCGCTGCAAATCGGCTGACACCAGCGGGTCGTTGCGCGTCTGGAGCATGGCGTCGGTCATGGCGAACTGGTTCCCGAACATCGCCTTCATGCCCGTCGCGCCGTAGAAGGGCCCCTGGGCGAACACGTCCTGCTTCTTGATGCCGATGACGGTGACGTCGCGGGCCTGATTCGTCACCGGGCTCGTCATCGTGAACACCTGGCCGAGCGCGGCCGGTTGCTTGGGGTCGTCGGGGCCGGGACCGAACCCGCCGCTGAGCAGGAAGTCGCGCGTGACGATGATGTAGTCGGGGTTTTTCAGCGTCGCGGCGTATGCCGCGTCGTCGGTCTTGAAGCGCGGGTCGCGTTCGACGAGCCCCGGCGGTGTCACGTTTTGGTACAG contains the following coding sequences:
- the trpD gene encoding anthranilate phosphoribosyltransferase — protein: MNWPELLDLLAEGIDLTLEQSQAAFSAVLAGEATPAQIGALLIGIQFNGITAEELTGVVRALKAACEGFSVEDDVIDTCGTGGSMQRRHAAFNVSTLSAFAVAGAGGRVAKHGNRRASATSGSADLLESLGVNVDLPGDAVARCVTETGIGFMLAPRFHPGMRHAGPVRRELGIRTVFNFAGPLANPAGVKRQVVGVADASMASTVARVLQANGAERAMVVYGHDGLDELTITGPSTVLEIRDEFVVEHTIDPETLGLKLQRHAPEGGDTEANAALARQVLAGELGPHRDIVVLNAAAGLVVAGVVDDIADGVLAAAEAIDSGRAAAKLEALVKASQA